ATTGACTGCAAAAAAAGAAGACTAATTTAATCAATGCTCATCATCACTGCGTTCAATACACCTGTAGGTTGGCTTGAAGTGGCATATGATGAGCATTATATCCATCACGCAACCTTCACTGAATCCCCGCAATTCAACACCAAAACCAATCAGTTAACCCCCTTGCTTGCAGCAGAACTGGAGACTTATTTTAATAATCCTCACCATCGTTTCCAACTGTCCTTAAAACCGCAAGGTACTTCCTATCAACAGCAAGTATGGAATGCCTTACTGGTAATTCCAGTTGGGCGTACGGTAACCTATGGAGAATTAGCAGCTACTCTTCAATCTAGTCCTCGGGCTATTGGACAGGCTTGCAAAAGCAATCCTATTGCCTTATTTATTCCCTGCCATCGAGTAGTCGGCAAAAATAGCCAGGGTGGTTATATGGGACGCACTGATGCGCTTCGATATAAAATTAGTTTATTGGCACACGAAGCCCTTATTCAGGACGAGAAGGGTGCTCTACAGATTCACTCTCCGCAATAGGCAAAATCGAACTAATTACCTTAACCACAAAAAACTGAAACCTTCCTGCTGAACTATCAAAAAACGAAGAAAAAAAAGATTCTTTATTTTTAACAATTAATTGATCTAAAATTTCTTTTTCCCATAAAGCAGGTTCCATTTTAAGAATTTTTTCAGCAAAACGATTTAATGTTTCAATAACATCCGGAGTAGTAATGGT
This region of Legionella clemsonensis genomic DNA includes:
- a CDS encoding methylated-DNA--[protein]-cysteine S-methyltransferase; its protein translation is MLIITAFNTPVGWLEVAYDEHYIHHATFTESPQFNTKTNQLTPLLAAELETYFNNPHHRFQLSLKPQGTSYQQQVWNALLVIPVGRTVTYGELAATLQSSPRAIGQACKSNPIALFIPCHRVVGKNSQGGYMGRTDALRYKISLLAHEALIQDEKGALQIHSPQ